The proteins below are encoded in one region of Elgaria multicarinata webbii isolate HBS135686 ecotype San Diego chromosome 8, rElgMul1.1.pri, whole genome shotgun sequence:
- the MFF gene encoding mitochondrial fission factor isoform X5 yields MSKRTSSDIPLGRMSAAAFPSPAAEMAEMNRIQYELDYTEGINQRMRVPEKLKVAPPNADLEQTTHEGGLPNASVTMQVPERIVVAGNSEDIPLSRPPDLDLLQSTPFKPLSLKTPPRVISLSERPLDFLDLERATPQTEEVRSVGRLKRERSMSENATRQNGQLIKNDSMYTLSNVDTSFDGTPEDLTVVDAASLRRQIIKLNRRLQLLEEENKERAKREMIVYSITVAFWLLNSWLWFRR; encoded by the exons GATGAGTGCAGCAGCATTCCCATCTCCAGCTGCCGAAATGGCAGAAATGAACCGAATTCAGTATGAACTTGACTATACTGAAGGGATCAACCAGAGAATGAGAGTTCCAGAAAAACTCAAGGTCGCTCCACCAAATGCTGATCTTGAGCAGACCACACATGAGGGAGGACTTCCGAATGCCAGTGTAACAATGCAGGTGCCAGAGCGGATTGTAGTGGCAG GCAATAGTGAAGACATTCCACTTTCCAGGCCCCCAGATCTAGATCTTCTCCAGTCGACTCCATTCAAGCCTCTGTCACTGAAAACGCCGCCCCGTGTTATTTCACTTAGTGAACGGCCACTAGATTTCTTGGACCTAGAGAGAGCCACTCCTCAAACAGAAGAG GTTCGCTCAGTAGGAAGGCTGAAAAGAGAACGTTCAATGAGTGAGAACGCAACTCGTCAAAATGGTCAACTGATAAAAAATGATTCTAT GTATACTCTTTCAAATGTGGATACATCATTTGATGGAACGCCAGAAGATTTGACAGTTGTGGATGCTGCTTCTTTGAGACGACAG atAATCAAACTTAATCGCCGTCTGCAACttctggaagaagaaaacaaagagcGTGCGAAAAGAGAAATGATCGTGTATTCAATTACTGTAGCTTTCTGGCTACTAAATAGTTGGCTTTGGTTTCGTCGCTAG
- the MFF gene encoding mitochondrial fission factor isoform X4 — protein MSKRTSSDIPLGRMSAAAFPSPAAEMAEMNRIQYELDYTEGINQRMRVPEKLKVAPPNADLEQTTHEGGLPNASVTMQVPERIVVAGNSEDIPLSRPPDLDLLQSTPFKPLSLKTPPRVISLSERPLDFLDLERATPQTEEVRSVGRLKRERSMSENATRQNGQLIKNDSMPVLRGGSAAATSSNPHHDARYTLSNVDTSFDGTPEDLTVVDAASLRRQIIKLNRRLQLLEEENKERAKREMIVYSITVAFWLLNSWLWFRR, from the exons GATGAGTGCAGCAGCATTCCCATCTCCAGCTGCCGAAATGGCAGAAATGAACCGAATTCAGTATGAACTTGACTATACTGAAGGGATCAACCAGAGAATGAGAGTTCCAGAAAAACTCAAGGTCGCTCCACCAAATGCTGATCTTGAGCAGACCACACATGAGGGAGGACTTCCGAATGCCAGTGTAACAATGCAGGTGCCAGAGCGGATTGTAGTGGCAG GCAATAGTGAAGACATTCCACTTTCCAGGCCCCCAGATCTAGATCTTCTCCAGTCGACTCCATTCAAGCCTCTGTCACTGAAAACGCCGCCCCGTGTTATTTCACTTAGTGAACGGCCACTAGATTTCTTGGACCTAGAGAGAGCCACTCCTCAAACAGAAGAG GTTCGCTCAGTAGGAAGGCTGAAAAGAGAACGTTCAATGAGTGAGAACGCAACTCGTCAAAATGGTCAACTGATAAAAAATGATTCTAT GCCAGTGTTGCGAGGTGGGTCGGCTGCTGCCACTTCCTCAAACCCTCATCATGACGCCAG GTATACTCTTTCAAATGTGGATACATCATTTGATGGAACGCCAGAAGATTTGACAGTTGTGGATGCTGCTTCTTTGAGACGACAG atAATCAAACTTAATCGCCGTCTGCAACttctggaagaagaaaacaaagagcGTGCGAAAAGAGAAATGATCGTGTATTCAATTACTGTAGCTTTCTGGCTACTAAATAGTTGGCTTTGGTTTCGTCGCTAG
- the MFF gene encoding mitochondrial fission factor isoform X2: MSAAAFPSPAAEMAEMNRIQYELDYTEGINQRMRVPEKLKVAPPNADLEQTTHEGGLPNASVTMQVPERIVVAGNSEDIPLSRPPDLDLLQSTPFKPLSLKTPPRVISLSERPLDFLDLERATPQTEEVRSVGRLKRERSMSENATRQNGQLIKNDSIVTPSPQQVRVCPPQMFSEDGSNLYSARGILSLIQSSTRRAYQQVLDVLDENRRPVLRGGSAAATSSNPHHDARYTLSNVDTSFDGTPEDLTVVDAASLRRQIIKLNRRLQLLEEENKERAKREMIVYSITVAFWLLNSWLWFRR; encoded by the exons ATGAGTGCAGCAGCATTCCCATCTCCAGCTGCCGAAATGGCAGAAATGAACCGAATTCAGTATGAACTTGACTATACTGAAGGGATCAACCAGAGAATGAGAGTTCCAGAAAAACTCAAGGTCGCTCCACCAAATGCTGATCTTGAGCAGACCACACATGAGGGAGGACTTCCGAATGCCAGTGTAACAATGCAGGTGCCAGAGCGGATTGTAGTGGCAG GCAATAGTGAAGACATTCCACTTTCCAGGCCCCCAGATCTAGATCTTCTCCAGTCGACTCCATTCAAGCCTCTGTCACTGAAAACGCCGCCCCGTGTTATTTCACTTAGTGAACGGCCACTAGATTTCTTGGACCTAGAGAGAGCCACTCCTCAAACAGAAGAG GTTCGCTCAGTAGGAAGGCTGAAAAGAGAACGTTCAATGAGTGAGAACGCAACTCGTCAAAATGGTCAACTGATAAAAAATGATTCTAT TGTGACACCATCACCTCAGCAGGTTCGTGTCTGTCCTCCCCAAATGTTCTCTGAAGATGGATCTAATCTTTACTCTGCTCGGGGCATTTTGTCGCTTATCCAGTCTTCTACCCGTAGGGCTTACCAGCAAGTCTTGGATGTGCTGGATGAAAATCGCAG GCCAGTGTTGCGAGGTGGGTCGGCTGCTGCCACTTCCTCAAACCCTCATCATGACGCCAG GTATACTCTTTCAAATGTGGATACATCATTTGATGGAACGCCAGAAGATTTGACAGTTGTGGATGCTGCTTCTTTGAGACGACAG atAATCAAACTTAATCGCCGTCTGCAACttctggaagaagaaaacaaagagcGTGCGAAAAGAGAAATGATCGTGTATTCAATTACTGTAGCTTTCTGGCTACTAAATAGTTGGCTTTGGTTTCGTCGCTAG
- the MFF gene encoding mitochondrial fission factor isoform X3, with product MSKRTSSDIPLGRMSAAAFPSPAAEMAEMNRIQYELDYTEGINQRMRVPEKLKVAPPNADLEQTTHEGGLPNASVTMQVPERIVVAGNSEDIPLSRPPDLDLLQSTPFKPLSLKTPPRVISLSERPLDFLDLERATPQTEEVRSVGRLKRERSMSENATRQNGQLIKNDSIVTPSPQQVRVCPPQMFSEDGSNLYSARGILSLIQSSTRRAYQQVLDVLDENRRYTLSNVDTSFDGTPEDLTVVDAASLRRQIIKLNRRLQLLEEENKERAKREMIVYSITVAFWLLNSWLWFRR from the exons GATGAGTGCAGCAGCATTCCCATCTCCAGCTGCCGAAATGGCAGAAATGAACCGAATTCAGTATGAACTTGACTATACTGAAGGGATCAACCAGAGAATGAGAGTTCCAGAAAAACTCAAGGTCGCTCCACCAAATGCTGATCTTGAGCAGACCACACATGAGGGAGGACTTCCGAATGCCAGTGTAACAATGCAGGTGCCAGAGCGGATTGTAGTGGCAG GCAATAGTGAAGACATTCCACTTTCCAGGCCCCCAGATCTAGATCTTCTCCAGTCGACTCCATTCAAGCCTCTGTCACTGAAAACGCCGCCCCGTGTTATTTCACTTAGTGAACGGCCACTAGATTTCTTGGACCTAGAGAGAGCCACTCCTCAAACAGAAGAG GTTCGCTCAGTAGGAAGGCTGAAAAGAGAACGTTCAATGAGTGAGAACGCAACTCGTCAAAATGGTCAACTGATAAAAAATGATTCTAT TGTGACACCATCACCTCAGCAGGTTCGTGTCTGTCCTCCCCAAATGTTCTCTGAAGATGGATCTAATCTTTACTCTGCTCGGGGCATTTTGTCGCTTATCCAGTCTTCTACCCGTAGGGCTTACCAGCAAGTCTTGGATGTGCTGGATGAAAATCGCAG GTATACTCTTTCAAATGTGGATACATCATTTGATGGAACGCCAGAAGATTTGACAGTTGTGGATGCTGCTTCTTTGAGACGACAG atAATCAAACTTAATCGCCGTCTGCAACttctggaagaagaaaacaaagagcGTGCGAAAAGAGAAATGATCGTGTATTCAATTACTGTAGCTTTCTGGCTACTAAATAGTTGGCTTTGGTTTCGTCGCTAG
- the MFF gene encoding mitochondrial fission factor isoform X1 translates to MSKRTSSDIPLGRMSAAAFPSPAAEMAEMNRIQYELDYTEGINQRMRVPEKLKVAPPNADLEQTTHEGGLPNASVTMQVPERIVVAGNSEDIPLSRPPDLDLLQSTPFKPLSLKTPPRVISLSERPLDFLDLERATPQTEEVRSVGRLKRERSMSENATRQNGQLIKNDSIVTPSPQQVRVCPPQMFSEDGSNLYSARGILSLIQSSTRRAYQQVLDVLDENRRPVLRGGSAAATSSNPHHDARYTLSNVDTSFDGTPEDLTVVDAASLRRQIIKLNRRLQLLEEENKERAKREMIVYSITVAFWLLNSWLWFRR, encoded by the exons GATGAGTGCAGCAGCATTCCCATCTCCAGCTGCCGAAATGGCAGAAATGAACCGAATTCAGTATGAACTTGACTATACTGAAGGGATCAACCAGAGAATGAGAGTTCCAGAAAAACTCAAGGTCGCTCCACCAAATGCTGATCTTGAGCAGACCACACATGAGGGAGGACTTCCGAATGCCAGTGTAACAATGCAGGTGCCAGAGCGGATTGTAGTGGCAG GCAATAGTGAAGACATTCCACTTTCCAGGCCCCCAGATCTAGATCTTCTCCAGTCGACTCCATTCAAGCCTCTGTCACTGAAAACGCCGCCCCGTGTTATTTCACTTAGTGAACGGCCACTAGATTTCTTGGACCTAGAGAGAGCCACTCCTCAAACAGAAGAG GTTCGCTCAGTAGGAAGGCTGAAAAGAGAACGTTCAATGAGTGAGAACGCAACTCGTCAAAATGGTCAACTGATAAAAAATGATTCTAT TGTGACACCATCACCTCAGCAGGTTCGTGTCTGTCCTCCCCAAATGTTCTCTGAAGATGGATCTAATCTTTACTCTGCTCGGGGCATTTTGTCGCTTATCCAGTCTTCTACCCGTAGGGCTTACCAGCAAGTCTTGGATGTGCTGGATGAAAATCGCAG GCCAGTGTTGCGAGGTGGGTCGGCTGCTGCCACTTCCTCAAACCCTCATCATGACGCCAG GTATACTCTTTCAAATGTGGATACATCATTTGATGGAACGCCAGAAGATTTGACAGTTGTGGATGCTGCTTCTTTGAGACGACAG atAATCAAACTTAATCGCCGTCTGCAACttctggaagaagaaaacaaagagcGTGCGAAAAGAGAAATGATCGTGTATTCAATTACTGTAGCTTTCTGGCTACTAAATAGTTGGCTTTGGTTTCGTCGCTAG